From a single Nicotiana tomentosiformis chromosome 2, ASM39032v3, whole genome shotgun sequence genomic region:
- the LOC104115557 gene encoding uncharacterized protein — translation MASTLLLVVVFVFDLIAFGLAVAAEQRRATATIRKDAEYNYCVYESDIATGLGVGSLLFLLASQLLIMLASRCLCCGRALRPGKSRAWAILLFITCWVTFFIAEVCLLAGSVRNAYHIKYRTYLTQHPPSCEVLRKGVFGAGAAFIVFTGIVSELFYVSYSKADEGSIPPRMDGGIRMNAFK, via the exons ATGGCATCGACGCTGTTACTGGTAGTGGTTTTTGTGTTTGATCTGATTGCTTTTGGACTTGCTGTTGCTGCTGAACAGAGAAGAGCCACT GCAACTATCAGGAAAGATGCAGAGTATAATTACTGTGTGTATGAATCAGATATTGCAACTGGCTTGGGTGTAGGTTCATTATTATTCCTTTTGGCTAGTCAGCTACTCATAATGTTGGCAAGCCGATGTTTATGTTGTGGGAGGGCGCTGCGACCAGGAAAGTCAAGAGCATGGGCTATTCTTTTATTTATCACCTGCTG GGTCACCTTCTTTATTGCTGAAGTGTGCTTACTGGCGGGTTCCGTTAGGAATGCCTACCATATAAAGTATAGGACTTACTTGACACAACATCCTCCGTCCTGTGAGGTTTTGAGGAAGGGAGTCTTTGGTGCTGGCGCTGCTTTTATTGTTTTCACTGGCATTGTCTCTGAGCTTTTCTACGTCAGCTACTCCAAGGCAGATGAAGGATCCATTCCTCCTAGAATGGATGGTGGCATAAGGATGAACGCGTTCAAGTGA